The sequence GATTTCTCCTTAGGCAAGTTCTCATTTCTAAGTCCTTGAATAATTTGTGATTCCATGGATTGTACTTTGTAAATTATTGTAGAAGACTATACCTCGATTTGTAGGAACCGATACTGGAGGTAGTGTAAGAGTGCCTGCATCCTACTGTGGAATTCTCGGATTCCGGCCTTCACATGGGGTGGTCTCTACATCCGGAGTAATACCCATGACACAAAGCTTCGATACAGTAGGTAATGTGTAATCTCTCCGAGATGTttagaagtgattttaaaatggttaaaatcatttttgtgatttttgtaattactctaaaacatgtttttaatcttcaaagttaattttgatgttataaaaattgtatttaagagtgtaaaattaaattttaaattaattttgagtgattaaaatCGTGTTTCGGAGTGATTTTGAACCTGACAAAAAAACCACTTACAAACATACACTCATTTTCACTTTATCTGCATTGTCTTTTGTAGATAAGCATAAGAAATTGACTTTTTCTCTGAATTTTAAGACAACTCTCGATCTCCTTTgtgaaactatatatatatatatatattttcaactaAGGCCCTTTGGTGCGGTCATGCAAAgttgtttccttttttctttttttactgattactttttaattttataagtaAAAGGTCCATTGACAAACATTTGTGGTTTGTTTTGAAAGAGCTTGAAATGTGGAAATACAATACTccataaattttcattataaataTGAAATCATTTGATGATGATGGCTATGTTACTCATGATTTTGCATATGGATAAGCGAGATGGTTTAGATACATAGCGGAGCATTGgttgtttataaatagaatAGAGTCCATAGCTCAACAAAATATTATCTTTTGGAATGTCATCTCTTCCCTTCGATATCAACTACGTTGCCATGTGAAAATGGTGTGGATTCCTTTGACACCATCTTCTCATTTTAGGTTGGTTTGCCAGAGATTCTACCATATTAAAAAGAGTAGGTCGGCTGCTGCTGAAAGAACCAGAGATTGAACATTACAAGCCTACGCAGGTGTTCATTGCAGAAGATTGTTTCAAGCTCTCAAGCATTTCTAGTGAACGATTGACCCAAAGTTTTGTTAATTCAGTAGAGAAGTTATTTGGTGGTAAGTCAACACTCTTGTATTagtgattttgtttttttgattAGATACCCTTTCATTGAGgaagaacaaaaaaaagagACGCATATAAAAAGTAGTCCACAATATGATCTCCAATCAAGGATAATAAGACCTAAAGTGCAATTACAGCATTTTTTTAAACACCAACGCTGGAAGAGAGGCATTAAACCTAACAAGGGACTAAATGTTCTCCCCAAGAACTCACAAACCTCTTAacattcttttgtttctttcaaGACAAAGACTTCATAAAACTGCACAAAAATGGGGCAACAAGTATTAGTTTTTTTCACAGGTTGTGGTCTTGATGAATGGATATTTGATTTTCTTCTCATTGTCCCCAGAGAGAACTCATTGAGATCTGGCTTCTTACTTTGAAATGTCCGTCATTTTTTTGGACTATAGCCTTTTTGGTACATCAATAAAAGATCAATTTAGAACCAAAGATTTTTAAGTAACTAAGAAGCATGGGTACTTTAGTTTAGGAAATGTGTCTATATTCAACACGTGTTGGATACTTAGATACTTGACACTTTTTGGACACCTACTAGACACTTGTTGACATGATAGAGATGTTTCAGACACTAGTTGCGTGAAGTAAAAATGGATCCAACATATGTTAGACATGAATTGAACACATGTTATGCACAATAAATGTTCACCAAATAGGAAAAtacaacaaaattaataaattttaactgTGAATGTGAAATACATCAAactcatttttctaaaatatgtaAATGCTTAAAAGTATTAAATCGTCGTAGGTTGATCTAGTTTGTAAAAGCCAATGCAATAAAGGATGTAGGGAAAATGAATCCAAATCATGgtggcatttttttttaaaacataatatataatcaTGTCGTTTTTCTGTCCATGTATCTGCATTTGTGCTTCTTAGATAACTAACATCCTGGATTGATCgaaagaaaaaagattattaATATACTATTGGAATTCATCTTTCAgatataaattttcaattggAATGGATGATTATTTATTTGACCCTTCAACTGCAGGCCATCTTATAAAACAAATTGGCCTTGAGAATACTTGATTTCATCTGTGCTTTCGGATATAAATTTTCAACTGGGATAGACTATTATTACTTATTTGAGACTTCAACTGCAGGCCATCTTCTAAAACAAATTAGCCTCGGAAATTATGTCGAGGATAACGTTCCAAGTTTGAAGCATTTCATGATTCAAGAAAATGATGGCTATAAGCATAGCATACCATCCTTGGCAGCCCTTGTAAGATCTAAGCGATTGCTTCAGAGGTTTTGATCTTGTGATGAACCACAACTCTTCGAGCTAATTGATTGTGATATataattgtgttgaatgaatgaatgatctTTGTCCTCATTTTTGCTTCCCATTTGCAGGCATGAATTCAAAATCAATCACGGAGAATGGGTTGGGTCCTATAAGTCTCATTTGGGTCCAGGAATATCAGAACGAATATTAGAATACATCACGGAGGCAACGGATGAAAATACTGATCTGAGTCGCTCCATTCAAATCGAACTGCGCGAAGCTCTTGCTGCTCTTCTTGAAGTATTCTCTCTTCCCACACACAATTTactaaattttaaactaaaataatcagTATCTTAAAAATGTGTGCATTTTGATTTCTACTGGACTTCAATTGCTTTTTGtatagaggaaaaaaaaaaaaaaaaagccataaCCAGTGTAGTTTCCCTTTGATATTACAACATAATTCATAATGACAAGTGTCATTTTATTGCTGATTTCATAATTGCTATCGTATCATCTACTTCGGATTCTGGGAATAGCTCAAATCGCCAGACATCTACAATATTCACTATTGACTCCCCCTATTTTTATTTGCCATGTAATGTTTCTTTTGGAAAAAGGGTTTACTTGTATAATTACACTGTGTCATCTAACAATCACATCAAATTACTTGAAATTTACTTCTAGAACTACAATGGGACATTGATGTTTCTGGAAAAAAGTAGTTTGtgaatttaaacaaattttgaGTTGCTATTCTGAATCATTTCGTTTCAGGATTTTGGAGTTCTTGCAATTCCTACAGTCCCAGGCCCCCCTCCAAAACTAAACACAGACATCTCGGAGCAATATGACTTTCGTGCGAAGGCTTTCAGCTTGCTCACCATTGCTGCTGTATCTGGAGTCTGCCAggttctctctctttctctctctcttggAAGTTAAAACAACGATTTTGATGTATTTTTCTCACCAACTAATCTGCAGGTTAGCATACCTCTAGGCTTGTACAATGGTCTTCCTGTATCAATATCTTTGCTAGCAAAACATGGTTCAGATGGGTTTTTGCTCAATGTTGTTGATAGTCTTTACAGCACTCTAAAAGAAGAAGTTGAGGCAATCTATTAAGAAAGACAAAAGGGTGCTAAAACAAACTAACTACcttgatatttgaaaattgatatcTTTTTTTCAGACTGGAAGAATGAGAACAGTGAGGTATTTGATCTTTCATTGTTTCATGTATTCTATGTATGATTTTGAATCTCGAGAATGATGTTCATAAGGATTTCCTTTTTCTAGCAAAATAGTTGCTCCGTCATTGTTTCATGTATTCTTTTTATAATAATGAATATCAAGAACGATGTTGatgagtttttctttttctagcaAGTTTATTGATCAATGAGATATTAAATTTTTCATcattttgtgtttgttgatgATGAATCTTGAGAACGAAGTTGATAAGTTTTTCTTTTGCTAGCAAATTTATTAGgtgggattttcaaaaatagaagtataaggaaactatttacacaaaataacaaaattttaatttttttttcatagaggttgatgaaagtctatcagtaatacaaattgatagaagtttatcattgataaacgttgataaaaatttattagtgtctatcagtgttttttttattatttctgtaaatagtttgatattttttctatttgtgaaaatttattaatttattagttaaTCGTGTACTCCTCTTAGAATAGTTGGtgataatgaacatttcattatttttccttattttgaAGTATTGAATTTCACTTGGATAAGTATCACTATTGACCAAAAATAGAGGTAAAATAAGAACAAGAACTGAGATgtagaaaataattttattaaactttgaatttatctatttaccaaTGTTCTCTACAACTTCTACTTAAAGGGGTGTAAGAGAGAGTACAAAAATCAACATAAATGAGAGAGGGATGTTGTGAGAGTAAATAGTTAGGTTAAAGGATGAATGTGTAATATGGGTTAGTTTTGAGAGGAGcaaacatataatttattatccTGATAAGTATCTTGCATTTTAAGACCAAATGATATGATTTTATAGCAAAATAAACCTCTATTAGGGTTAATAAAAATTACACCGGGTCAGGTCCTCGCGGATCCCCGCCCCAATTGGGACGGGGAATCCCAGGTTTGATCAAGGTTAGGGTCAAACCAGGGATAAAAAACGGGTCATTAGCCGGGGACGGGATGGTATCCTCACcctgaatattttttaaaataatttttaataataataataatatatataatagcttatttttttaaaaccttttttttttaattttttaaatttatttcataatataattatattaaactttttattaaatctaaaatatttttaattattaatttaaataaataaaataataataatagtactttgttgtataaaatatttaaaaattgaatataaatataaaaaattaattgattttaaataaataattaattaaaaataaaaatataaacgaGGAATTTTTCCTCGCAGGACTCGATTCCTGAACGAGGATTCCCCAACCCCGATCCCGACTCCCCAAAACGGGGAATGGGGTGGAGGCGGGGATTATAAATCCCCACGAGGGCAGGGACGACCGTTGCCAACCCTAACATCTACTGGTAAAGAAAGAGAAGTTGTCTTTGTTCACATTTTGTACTTACTATTTCCCTTATGATAAGTCTCATTTTTCAGACTTATTAAGTTTCTTTTCCCGAGTTATTGATTGATTTCGGAATGATTATGACTTTAATTAAGAgtaaaatttagttaaattgaagaaaaatcatTTGAGTATATTATCAAAATGAACCAAGCTTAACTAGTATCAAATATGTACTATCAACCTCAAGATTTATCATAAActacttttattttatccaaTGAAGGAGCATATGGTGAAAAAGAATGAGATGAATCGTgatgcacttttttttttttttaatcatcatgTTTGGGATTCTACCAATTCACAATGCAAGAGGATATTCAACAATTGTCATTATGACAATGAGggattcatattttatttaaaccaaACAGTTAAAATTTACTTAAAATTCACATATAGGAACTGTTACAATGTTGCGATTGTACAACAATGGGTGAgtgtgtttatttttaaaaaattgcaatGCACTATGTAATTGCATTTGGGATCTCACCAATTCGCAATCAAACCGTGACTGCGAATGGACACTATGGTGAATTTATATATCGACTTGTattatttaatgttatattCGTTAGTTTTGAAAATGATTATTTCGCATTAGATTTTTTGAATCACGTGTGGTGGCTCTCGACCCTCGATCCTTGTTAGTATCTCTCGCTCCTCTCAATACTCACTCTCGATGATTCAACACTAGTTCTTGCTTTCGTTTTTGCTTCTTGCtatgtatattttaaatttaaacagaAAGTGcttcatctctctctctctctcttttttttttgtaatgtttCATTTCATCTCTTCTCGACTCTCACCCTTGAGAGTGAGAGTGAAAGCAAGTGTCGAATCATCGATAACAAGAATGAATATCGAGGAGTGATAGTGAGACTCAAAAGCAAGAATCGACCATTGAGAGCCACCAAGTGTGTTTTGAAGGATTGTTACAATAATTTTGCCATAGGATGATGGATGAAGGTTAAAAAGGTTTTTTTAGTGAGCTTTTTTCATTGTGCAAAAATCCCACTTTTATTTgcacaaaaaattataaaaaaaaaaggaaaaaaaaaactcatttttgttcatacaaaacaaaatttggacATTTGTACGGATGACTCATTTTTGAGacccaaaatatcaaataatccatttttaaaaaataacgtCAATTGACCCTCTCTGACATCATTGTCATACCATATTACATGCGAACACGAGATACCAAGTGAGTTAAACTGCTGACATCATTCGACTCTTCTATTCAAATATGTGCCTGAGTGGATTTATAGGTTCCACATGTACAGTCATTACTGCAAAGACTTTGAATGGGTATGTTTCATTCCTTGGTGGCCACAATTGCATGTGAACACGAAATACCAAGTGAATTGAATTCCTTACATCATTTTTCCATGCGAACACAGGTCCATGTGCGACATAATCGATTGAACAATATTGTGAATCTTCACACGAAGGAATGCAACACTCGGGcacatatctgaatggaagaGTCGAATGATGTAAGAAATTCAACTCACTTAGTATCCCGTGTTCACATGTAATTTGATATGACGATGCGAGAGTCTATTcacattattttttagaaattggtcCTTTCACATTTTAGACTAAAAAAATGGGTCGTGCAAATTTCCCATTTTGATTTGATATCGCTGAGAGAGGGGATAAGCCACTGACGATACCGTTGTACTATTTGCGatccttcttcatcttcttctttggtTGCCTTAGCTTTTCTTTCCACTCTGCAATTTTCCAGCCATTACTAGGGAGGTTGTGTCGGACTCTGACTCCAATTAGATTCGGAGAAGAAGGGGGGAGCAAAAAAAACCTTAGTTTTGCAATGGCTGTGCAGTATTATGGAGCTTTCATGGAGAAATTCCTCCTGCAACCGAGCTCCCCCTCCGATGAACTTCCATTAAATGGCCTCACTTTCGCTGTTAAAGACATGTGagattctttttattatttactgTTTTTGATTTGGTTCTGGAAATTCATGAAGGATTTGGTGATAACAGGTTGTGAGTTCTGTATTATTTGTAgcatttcaatttcaattgtAGGTGGAATAGATGTTTCTCTCCGATATCATTTCTAGGATCAACTTATATGTTCATGAGATGAATTGATTGTTCTTTAGGGAAAATTCCATTTGTATTAGTGAGTCGATTTATTCATTAGTAGTAAGATCAAATTACGAAATTGTCCATCAGTCAACCAATTATTACGAAAAAAGAAATCCTACAAAATGCTAAAAGTCAAGCAACATGAATGTCCAAAATCAATCACAAATTGAATCTAACGACAAAGTAAAGCAAGTGATGAAGTTTGCAAAGTTGACAATAAAATATTCCAATTTTCACAAAGGAAGCTTAGCTCAACAATGATTGGCATGATGTTCATTCCTAGAGGTCGGATGTTCAACCTCCATCCCTGCAGTTGTTATaccggaaaaaaaaaaaaaaagattatccCAACTTTCTTAAAAATATCCAATATTAGCAGTTTTAGAACATTACATCAAACGTG comes from Benincasa hispida cultivar B227 chromosome 2, ASM972705v1, whole genome shotgun sequence and encodes:
- the LOC120070602 gene encoding amidase 1-like isoform X3 gives rise to the protein MAVQDHGAFIEKFLLQMSSPSDQLPLTGLTFAVKDIFDIEGYVTGFGNPEWLRTHPPANQTAPAVLAILRGGATCIRQTIMMEIAYFASINGENFHYGTPQNPYASDRIPGGSSSGSSVAVAAKLVDFSLGTDTGGSVRVPASYCGILGFRPSHGVVSTSGVIPMTQSFDTVGWFARDSTILKRVGRLLLKEPEIEHYKPTQVFIAEDCFKLSSISSERLTQSFVNSVEKLFGGHLLKQISLGNYVEDNVPSLKHFMIQENDGYKHSIPSLAALVRSKRLLQRHEFKINHGEWVGSYKSHLGPGISERILEYITEATDENTDLSRSIQIELREALAALLEDFGVLAIPTVPGPPPKLNTDISEQYDFRAKAFSLLTIAAVSGVCQVSIPLGLYNGLPVSISLLAKHGSDGFLLNVVDSLYSTLKEEVEAIY
- the LOC120070602 gene encoding amidase 1-like isoform X2, which gives rise to MNVNFINGENFHYGTPQNPYASDRIPGGSSSGSSVAVAAKLVDFSLGTDTGGSVRVPASYCGILGFRPSHGVVSTSGVIPMTQSFDTVGWFARDSTILKRVGRLLLKEPEIEHYKPTQVFIAEDCFKLSSISSERLTQSFVNSVEKLFGGHLLKQISLGNYVEDNVPSLKHFMIQENDGYKHSIPSLAALVRSKRLLQRHEFKINHGEWVGSYKSHLGPGISERILEYITEATDENTDLSRSIQIELREALAALLEDFGVLAIPTVPGPPPKLNTDISEQYDFRAKAFSLLTIAAVSGVCQVSIPLGLYNGLPVSISLLAKHGSDGFLLNVVDSLYSTLKEEVEAIY
- the LOC120070602 gene encoding amidase 1-like isoform X1, whose amino-acid sequence is MHANYHGAKFTINGENFHYGTPQNPYASDRIPGGSSSGSSVAVAAKLVDFSLGTDTGGSVRVPASYCGILGFRPSHGVVSTSGVIPMTQSFDTVGWFARDSTILKRVGRLLLKEPEIEHYKPTQVFIAEDCFKLSSISSERLTQSFVNSVEKLFGGHLLKQISLGNYVEDNVPSLKHFMIQENDGYKHSIPSLAALVRSKRLLQRHEFKINHGEWVGSYKSHLGPGISERILEYITEATDENTDLSRSIQIELREALAALLEDFGVLAIPTVPGPPPKLNTDISEQYDFRAKAFSLLTIAAVSGVCQVSIPLGLYNGLPVSISLLAKHGSDGFLLNVVDSLYSTLKEEVEAIY